A section of the Gloeobacter violaceus PCC 7421 genome encodes:
- the sfsA gene encoding DNA/RNA nuclease SfsA — protein MSVLFEYPPLVRGILRRRYKRFFAEVELEDGQLVTAHCPNTGPMRAISTLGSPVYLSRSPDPARKLAYTWEMIDLDGTWVGVNTALPNRIVYRALVERVIAEVGTYRTIRREVPYGSENSRIDFLLTGEGEPLYLEVKSTTLNQGTLALFPDTVTTRGQKHLRELIRLCEHGTRAAMLYFINRGDCTAFSPGDSLDPLYGQLLRAGIERGLLVLPCRFEITPQSVRYLGTASILLA, from the coding sequence ATGAGTGTGCTTTTTGAGTACCCGCCCCTGGTACGGGGGATCCTGCGCCGTCGCTACAAGCGATTTTTTGCCGAGGTTGAACTGGAGGACGGGCAACTGGTCACCGCCCACTGCCCGAACACCGGTCCGATGCGGGCCATCAGCACCCTCGGAAGTCCGGTATATCTGTCGCGCTCACCGGATCCGGCCCGCAAGCTCGCCTACACCTGGGAGATGATCGACCTAGACGGCACCTGGGTCGGGGTGAATACGGCCCTTCCCAACCGCATCGTCTACCGGGCTCTGGTGGAGCGGGTGATTGCCGAGGTGGGCACTTACCGGACCATTCGCCGCGAAGTGCCTTACGGTAGTGAAAACAGCCGCATCGATTTTTTGCTCACCGGCGAGGGGGAGCCGCTGTACCTGGAGGTCAAGAGCACTACCCTCAACCAGGGCACCCTCGCCCTGTTTCCGGATACGGTCACCACCCGCGGCCAGAAACACCTGCGCGAACTGATCCGCCTTTGTGAGCACGGCACGCGGGCAGCGATGCTGTACTTCATCAACCGCGGTGACTGCACGGCCTTCAGCCCGGGCGATTCCCTCGATCCGCTTTATGGACAACTGCTGCGTGCCGGTATCGAGCGCGGTCTGCTGGTCTTGCCCTGCCGCTTCGAGATCACCCCCCAATCGGTGCGCTACCTGGGTACGGCCTCGATTCTGCTTGCCTGA